The following proteins are encoded in a genomic region of Triticum dicoccoides isolate Atlit2015 ecotype Zavitan chromosome 1B, WEW_v2.0, whole genome shotgun sequence:
- the LOC119347887 gene encoding nuclear transcription factor Y subunit B-3-like isoform X2, which yields MSDAPASPPGGGGGGGGGGSDDGGGGGGFGGVREQDRFLPIANISRIMKKAIPANGKIAKDAKETVQECVSEFISFITSEASDKCQREKRKTINGDDLLWAMATLGFEEYIEPLKVYLQKYRETEGDSKLAGKSGEVSVKKDALGPHGGASGTSAQGYHNGDISN from the exons ATGTCGGACGCGCCGGCGAGccccccgggcggcggcggcggaggaggaggcggcggcagcgacgacggcggcggcggcggcggcttcggcggcgTCAGGGAGCAGGACAGGTTCCTGCCCATCGCCAACATCAGCCGCATCATGAAGAAGGCCATCCCGGCCAACGGCAAGATCGCCAAGGACGCCAAGGAGACCGTGCAGGAGTGCGTCTCCGAGTTCATCTCCTTCATCACCAGCGA GGCGAGCGACAAGTGCCAGAGGGAGAAGCGCAAGACCATCAACGGCGACGACCTGCTCTGGGCGATGGCGACGCTGGGCTTCGAGGAGTACATCGAGCCCCTCAAGGTTTATCTGCAGAAGTACAGAGAG ACGGAG GGTGATAGTAAGCTAGCTGGAAAGTCTGGTGAAGTCTCTGTTAAAAAGGATGCACTTGGTCCTCATGGAGGAGCAAGTGGCACAAGTGCGCAAGGG TACCATAATGGGGACATCTCAAACTGA
- the LOC119347887 gene encoding nuclear transcription factor Y subunit B-3-like isoform X1 has translation MSDAPASPPGGGGGGGGGGSDDGGGGGGFGGVREQDRFLPIANISRIMKKAIPANGKIAKDAKETVQECVSEFISFITSEASDKCQREKRKTINGDDLLWAMATLGFEEYIEPLKVYLQKYRETEGDSKLAGKSGEVSVKKDALGPHGGASGTSAQGMGQQVAYNPGMVYMQPQYHNGDISN, from the exons ATGTCGGACGCGCCGGCGAGccccccgggcggcggcggcggaggaggaggcggcggcagcgacgacggcggcggcggcggcggcttcggcggcgTCAGGGAGCAGGACAGGTTCCTGCCCATCGCCAACATCAGCCGCATCATGAAGAAGGCCATCCCGGCCAACGGCAAGATCGCCAAGGACGCCAAGGAGACCGTGCAGGAGTGCGTCTCCGAGTTCATCTCCTTCATCACCAGCGA GGCGAGCGACAAGTGCCAGAGGGAGAAGCGCAAGACCATCAACGGCGACGACCTGCTCTGGGCGATGGCGACGCTGGGCTTCGAGGAGTACATCGAGCCCCTCAAGGTTTATCTGCAGAAGTACAGAGAG ACGGAG GGTGATAGTAAGCTAGCTGGAAAGTCTGGTGAAGTCTCTGTTAAAAAGGATGCACTTGGTCCTCATGGAGGAGCAAGTGGCACAAGTGCGCAAGGG ATGGGCCAACAAGTAGCATACAATCCAGGAATGGTTTATATGCAACCTCAG TACCATAATGGGGACATCTCAAACTGA
- the LOC119347875 gene encoding uncharacterized protein LOC119347875 gives MGSSPAAVESPDPGADRGLKQGSDAAGPAGDSDVTMAEASEEVAAAAEVKDEGAALARDAALTAGAVRDAPDAVLEEADAASAAAVDPLYATEAAGMIIAEGCTDGDSINGLGLGSVSSDSKAGALTGEPEWELVTAGDVAGASATSEQAEAESSELGEYHVNATPVAGHERQDNGVAHFEEEIQNGLAISAQCARYCLPPLDKEGFQVSDLVWGKVKGHPWWPGEIFDPSNASELALKHQKKDSHLVAYFGDNTFAWCDESQLKPFVTDYSQMEKQSSLDSFVGSVNYALEELSRRILSGMSCACLPEELSDSGMSYMVENAGLKDGVTCSTVNRSEILASFSPESLLRYVRSLALFPGQGGDLLELVIACSQLTSFYRSKGCPELASFQTGSAWVEDDTDTSPIEDVVVEEVVVIEVPPPEVKPKRGRGRPRKHKPEDKLELPGKQKPAVAAERQMIKDFDDKKRSLDSFEDLDAKSPTGGSFKIGECIRRAASQLTGPSSTVKSQNENTAEAENAEFDVSSDDAANELTVEKCAKRRRLHSHHLADPKELFSQLCSVAIEPTDGYNFLALTISYFSDFRNYVVSVATEASIIEKSTSKKRRKKRVLPSPELETTDHMQDSYWSGLSLLNHPIHSLKRASTNTRPRRRRKSSHETDLSSVQEQQVAPKKEIQVAPKKQIQVAPKKQIQVIERSIIHVDEKIVDEWKPTALVLSFGRSTDLLSETDLIKKFGRYGPLKESETEVQKSTNTIKIVFKKRADAEKAFSAAGKYGTVGPSLRSFRLMNMPFSLGESEPNKSEACPGDHGPKLPGPSEPKASLDAVKDNQVDKTEKAEAVQPSSGEQVETVKKTCQAEPVKQSSGAQVETVQQACQPEADAVKKAGKIAAELTGPSDPIATADVAEQTMENQAPKDAVEIPCDVKLEDEALTEESVDQVVTEQVKVPSDAVPDTSKVQPETPVEHVGTEAEADTAQDLTEVSVQEAGLKKQILEPKTAEIEPEQVSCPKQTVQVEDVIDASGGHTNVDRKTAEEITMTEVVFEGAVESEAVAPVEETVEDKATAGTLGEAPGDEMENTDAAESLGGEVGVGEATGDSPDERVAVEALAGMSTQGETAAEAADAEIATTGKTAEGVGVKTRGKKATAAKKPVESATAEAPGKKATKAKKPVEDATVEARDEKAATAKKSAEGATVEAPDEKAMTAKEDDMA, from the exons ATGGGCTCGAGCCCCGCGGCCGTCGAGTCCCCGGATCCGGGGGCGGACCGCGGCCTCAAGCAGGGTTCTGATGCCGCGGGGCCGGCGGGAGATTCCGATGTGACCATGGCGGAGGCCTCCGAGGAGGTGGCTGCTGCCGCTGAGGTCAAGGACGAGGGGGCCGCCCTGGCCCGGGATGCCGCGCTGACGGCGGGTGCTGTCCGAGATGCGCCAGATGCTGTCCTGGAAGAGGCAgatgcggcgtcggcggcggcggttgatccGTTGTACGCCACGGAGGCAGCTGGCATGATTATTGCAGAAGGATGTACCGATGGTGATTCCATCAATGGGCTTGGGCTTGGAagcgttagcagcgacagcaaggCTGGAGCTTTGACCGGCGAGCCTGAGTGGGAACTGGTCACAGCAGGAGATGTTGCTGGTGCTTCTGCTACATCTGAGCAAGCCGAAGCCG AATCCAGTGAACTCGGAGAATATCATGTCAATGCAACCCCTGTGGCAGGACATGAACGACAGGATAATGGTGTGGCACATTTCGAGGAGGAAATACAGAATGGCTTGGCAATTTCTGCTCAGTGCGCCAGATACTGCCTTCCTCCTCTTGATAAAGAAGGCTTTCAAGTTTCTGATCTTGTCTGGGGTAAAGTAAAAGGTCACCCTTGGTGGCCTGGTGAGATCTTTGATCCTTCAAATGCATCTGAGCTGGCATTGAAGCACCAGAAAAAGGATAGTCATTTGGTTGCATATTTTGGTGACAACACTTTTGCATGGTGCGACGAATCCCAGTTGAAGCCTTTTGTAACAGACTATTCACAGATGGAGAAACAGAGTAGTTTGGATTCCTTTGTCGGTTCTGTCAATTATGCACTTGAAGAACTTTCAAGGCGGATTTTGTCAGGGATGAGCTGTGCTTGTCTGCCAGAAGAACTCTCTGACAGTGGAATGTCATATATGGTTGAGAATGCTGGGCTCAAGGATGGAGTTACTTGCTCAACAGTCAACCGGTCTGAGATCTTGGCATCTTTTAGTCCAGAAAGCCTTCTTCGTTATGTTAGGTCGCTAGCTCTGTTCCCTGGccaaggtggtgatctcctagagtTAGTGATAGCTTGTTCTCAACTTACATCTTTCTATCGATCTAAGGGATGCCCTGAACTTGCATCCTTCCAGACCGGTAGTGCATGGGTCGAGGATGATACGGATACTTCTCCCATCGAGGATGTAGTGGTTGAGGAAGTTGTTGTCATTGAAGTGCCTCCTCCAGAGGTCAAGCCCAAAAGAGGCAGGGGGAGACCTCGTAAACACAAGCCTGAGGATAAACTGGAGTTGCCAGGGAAACAGAAGCCTGCAGTTGCAGCGGAAAGACAAATGATCAAGGACTTTGATGATAAGAAAAGAAGTCTTGACTCGTTTGAAGATTTGGATGCAAAGTCACCAactggtggttctttcaagattggAGAGTGCATTAGGCGAGCTGCAAGCCAGCTGACCGGGCCTTCGTCCACTGTAAAGTCCCAGAATGAAAATACCGCTGAAGCAGAGAATGCAGAATTTGATGTCTCTAGTGATGATGCTGCGAATGAACTTACTGTGGAAAAGTGCGCAAAGAGGAGACGCTTGCATAGCCATCACCTTGCGGACCCCAAGGAGTTATTCTCTCAGCTTTGCTCGGTTGCCATAGAGCCAACTGATGGATACAACTTCTTGGCACTGACAATCAGTTACTTCAGTGATTTCAGGAATTATGTTGTCTCTGTTGCTACTGAAGCAAGCATTATCGAAAAAAGTACATCAAAGAAGAGGAGAAAGAAGAGGGTTTTGCCTTCTCCTGAGCTAGAGACTACTGATCATATGCAGGACTCCTACTGGTCTGGTTTGAGTTTGCTTAATCACCCGATTCATAGCCTCAAAAGAGCTTCTACCAACACGAGGCCAAGGCGTAGGCGCAAGTCATCACATGAAACAGATTTGTCCTCTGTACAGGAGCAGCAGGTGGCTCCTAAGAAAGAGATACAAGTGGCTCCTAAGAAACAGATACAAGTGGCTCCTAAGAAGCAGATACAAGTGATAGAAAGATCAATTATCCATGTTGACGAAAAGATAGTCGACGAGTGGAAGCCCACTGCACTTGTTTTAAGCTTTGGCAGGTCAACTGATCTTCTCTCAGAAACTGATCTGATCAAGAAATTCGGTCGCTATGGCCCACTAAAAGAATCTGAAACTGAAGTACAAAAGAGCACAAATACCATTAAAATTGTGTTCAAGAAACGTGCTGATGCTGAAAAGGCTTTCAGCGCTGCTGGGAAGTATGGCACTGTTGGTCCCTCGCTTCGTAGTTTTCGTCTAATGAATATGCCGTTTTCTCTAGGAGAGTCAGAACCGAATAAATCTGAGGCATGCCCTGGAGATCATGGCCCAAAGCTTCCTG GTCCAAGTGAGCCCAAAGCTTCACTGGATGCTGTGAAAGATAACCAGGTCGACAAAACTGAGAAAGCTGAAGCTGTACAGCCATCATCAGGTGAACAAGTTGAGACTGTCAAGAAAACATGCCAAGCTGAACCTGTAAAGCAATCATCAGGTGCACAAGTTGAGACTGTCCAGCAAGCATGCCAACCTGAAGCTGACGCTGTTAAGAAAGCAGGAAAAATTGCTGCTGAGCTAACTGGGCCATCTGACCCAATTGCAACAGCTGATGTAGCTGAGCAAACAATGGAAAATCAAGCTCCAAAAGATGCAGTTGAAATTCCTTGTGATGTGAAGCTGGAGGATGAAGCATTGACTGAAGAATCTGTAGATCAAGTTGTAACTGAGCAAGTCAAAGTTCCATCAGATGCTGTACCTGACACTTCAAAAGTTCAACCAGAAACACCAGTCGAACACGTGGGTACAGAAGCAGAAGCGGACACTGCTCAAGACCTAACTGAAGTGTCAGTTCAAGAAGCTGGGTTGAAAAAGCAAATCCTGGAACCCAAAACTGCTGAAATAGAACCGGAACAAGTCAGCTGTCCCAAGCAAACTGTTCAAGTGGAAGATGTAATCGATGCATCAGGTGGACACACCAATGTGGACAGAAAAACTGCAGAAGAGATAACTATGACTGAAGTCGTGTTTGAGGGAGCTGTGGAGTCAGAAGCTGTAGCACCAGTTGAGGAAACTGTAGAAGATAAAGCTACTGCAGGGACACTTGGGGAGGCACCAGGTGATGAAATGGAAAACACGGATGCAGCTGAATCACTGGGTGGGGAGGTTGGTGTAGGTGAAGCCACAGGCGATTCACCAGATGAGAGAGTTGCTGTTGAAGCACTTGCCGGTATGTCCACCCAAGGTGAAACGGctgctgaagcagctgatgctgaaATTGCAACAACTGGGAAAACAGCAGAGGGTGTCGGTGTTAAAACTCGAGGTAAGAAGGCTACAGCAGCCAAGAAACCTGTAGAGAGTGCCACGGCTGAAGCACCAGGTAAGAAGGCTACAAAAGCCAAGAAACCAGTGGAGGATGCCACAGTCGAAGCGCGGGATGAGAAAGCTGCAACAGCCAAGAAAAGCGCAGAGGGTGCCACAGTCGAAGCGCCGGATGAGAAAGCTATGACAGCCAAGGAGGACGACATGGCATAG